Proteins found in one Salinimonas lutimaris genomic segment:
- the pepA gene encoding flocculation-associated PEP-CTERM protein PepA, with product MKIKSLVQSLALTAGLAASFTASADFVQFTVDEAYAAGSGSSVTADKINGGYVERITFDGAGNFTASAFATFGQFFLGSNSLNTGLNSTYSLYATFNAQGTSGKDGIVNFFVGDTGGFSLFLDVNNDTGLSDDNNVDSIVGSGDDILLGLSDSIGNNLGTSTKIGNTTITAFNFDFMNFELTAEGDQYFVSPKPFSMMVNVNGDFDSFAQAGTQITRGDVSAQFYEVPEPSTIAVMALGLLGLGAARRRKA from the coding sequence ATGAAAATTAAATCGCTGGTTCAATCTTTAGCTCTGACTGCTGGCCTGGCTGCTTCTTTCACTGCATCTGCTGACTTTGTTCAGTTTACTGTTGATGAAGCTTACGCGGCCGGTTCTGGTTCTTCAGTGACTGCTGATAAAATCAACGGTGGCTACGTAGAACGCATTACTTTTGACGGTGCAGGTAACTTCACTGCCTCTGCGTTCGCAACGTTTGGCCAGTTCTTCCTGGGCTCTAACTCTCTGAACACAGGTCTGAACAGCACTTACTCTCTGTACGCAACATTCAACGCACAGGGCACCTCAGGTAAAGACGGTATCGTTAACTTCTTCGTAGGCGACACCGGTGGCTTCAGCCTGTTCCTGGACGTGAACAACGATACTGGCCTGTCTGATGACAATAATGTTGACTCTATCGTCGGCAGCGGCGACGACATCCTGTTAGGACTGTCTGACAGTATCGGTAACAACCTGGGTACCAGTACTAAAATTGGTAACACCACCATCACTGCTTTCAACTTCGATTTCATGAACTTCGAACTGACTGCTGAAGGTGACCAGTACTTCGTTTCACCTAAGCCTTTCTCTATGATGGTTAACGTGAACGGTGACTTTGACTCTTTCGCACAAGCCGGTACGCAAATTACCCGTGGTGACGTATCTGCTCAGTTCTATGAAGTACCTGAGCCGTCAACTATCGCAGTAATGGCTTTAGGTCTGTTAGGTCTGGGCGCTGCCCGTCGTCGCAAAGCATAA